CGCCCAGGCGCTCCGTGACGCCGGGCCGGAAGCCCTCGATGAGCCCGTCGGCGTGCTCGCACAGCTGCAGCAACGCAGCCGCGCCCGCCTCCGTCTTGAGGTCCAGCGCGATGCTGCGGCGGTTTCGGAACAGCACGTTGTGCCCCACGTAGGCCGACGGGTTGCCGCCGGGGCGGTCGATGCGGATGACCTCCGCGCCCATGTCGGCCAGCATCATGCCGCAGAAGGGGCCCGGGCCGATGCCCGCCAGCTCGAGGATGCGGAGGCCGCTCAGTGGTCCAGACATGGTGTCCTTTGCTGTGTCCTAGGGTACATGCCTGGGGAGGCTACCACGCTTGTCACCATCTGGTGAATTGGAGATGGGCTGGCGAGATGTCGTTTGACGCTACACGCGCGATCCGGCACCAATCGCGAGTCTTTTGGGAGTCATGCGCTTCGACACGCCCCTTACGCCACGCCTCCTGCCAGGCGCGCTCGTGCTCGTGCTGGCCCTCGGTGGCTGCGCGCCGGTGAGCCTGCGCATCGCGCGCACGGACACCATCCACTTGACCACCGACAGCGCGGGCCCCGACGCCTACCGCATGCTGCGCGCCATGGAGACGGACCGGCGTGCCCTCGTCGAGACGTTCTTCCCGTGCGCGGAGCGTCAGCAGGAGGGGCCCATCGATGTGGTCGCGCTGGTCGAACCCCGCTCGTTTCAGCGCTTCGTCCCGGACGACTTTTCGGGTGTCGGGGGCGTGCACATGGCTCATGCCCAGCGGGTGGTGCCCCGCCCGCCCACGCTCGCCTTGCGGTGGCAATACAGCCCCGCCGCCACGCGCTCGGTCTTTCGCCACGAGCTCACGCATCGTCTGATTGCGCGCTGCATGCCGCAAGCACCGGCATGGTTGCACGAGGGGCTCGCCGAGCTGCTCTCCACGGCCGAGGTCGCCGACCAGGAGCTTCGCCTCGGCGTCCCGCCCTACTTCTTCGACGACCTCGGCGGGAGAGTGGGCCGCGTTGGGGACGTTCTCACGCGCTATGTGCCCCGCGGCAGGCTGTTGAGTCTGGACGCGCTGCGCGCACTGCTTCCCGATGGAATCTGGGTGGCGGACGACCCCGACCAGACCGCGGCGCACTACGCGAGCGCCTGGGCGCTGGTCTCCGTGCTCGTGACCGGACCCCAGGAGCTTCGGCGTGGCTTCGTGGACTACCGGCAGGCTTTGAGCGTGGGCGTCGAGGAGCCGGTGGCGTGGGAGCGGCACCTCGCCGAGCTGCCCGTGGCCGCGCACTACACGCGCTTCATCGAGGCCGACGTACGGCGCTACACCACGTACCCCCTCCCGGGCGCCGGGGCGTCACTTTCCGCAACGGAGCGCGCGTTGACGGCGCGTGAGGCAGACCTCTTCTGGGCCAGTCACGTGCCCTGGGACACGCAAGCGGGACGCCGCGATGCGCTCGCAGCGCTCGATGCGCTCGAGCGTCGTGAGCCGGGGAGCTGGGCTCATCCGGAGGTGGCCGTGCTGCGAGGCGGCATCCATGCGGAAGGCGGCGATGCCCAGGCCGCCGCCGACGCGCTCGGCGAAGTCCACGACCCTGACGCCGTGGCGTTTGCGCGGCTCGCGCTGCGCATGATGGACGAGTACACCAGCCCGCCATTGCCAGGGCAGTCGATCGAGCGCCTGCGTGCACGCCCCGCGACGGAACTGCGCGTCGACGAGCTGACCACGCTCACTCAGCGCGCGAGCACCGCGTTCGAGCATGAGGTGCTCGCGCGCGCCTGGCTGAGCCTGCTTCAGTTCCAGCGAGCCCTCGGTGAGGCGCACCTGGCCATCGCGGAGGACGCCACGTGCGCGCAGTGTTGGGTGACCCTCGGCCTAGCCGAGCTCCAATCCGGCAACGTGCAGCGTGGTGTGCAGTCGCTCGACCGCGGCGTCGCGCTGATGGGGCTCTCGCACAGCGGCCGTGGCTCTTGGGTGAGGCGCGCGGGGCTCTACGCCTATGGGGCCGCCGGCCGTCGAATGTGCGAGACCGTGCCTCCCGCGAGCATGCCGGCATCGTCCCCGGGTGACACCCCAGAAGCGGACTCCCCGGCCGAGCCATCCTCCCCGTCTTCGCTCACGCCAGATGCCCTCCGAGACGTCATTCGGGGCCACCTCGACGCGGTGCGTGCTTGCTACGAGGATGAACGCGCGCTGCTGCCCCTCGTGGAGGGCACGGTCCGGGTGCGGTTCATCATCGGCCCTGACGGCTCGGTCATTGGCGCGCAGCTCGCGGACTCGGAGCTGGCCGGCACACTCGGGTGCTGTGTGCTTCGTGAGGTCTACACCTGGCAGTTTCCGGAGACCGGGGGTGGACTGGTGTCCGTCACCTATCCGTTCACCCTCGCCTATCGGTAGCGCTGCTGCTGCTACCCGGTCCCGGTGTATGCTGGGGGGCAGCCGCAACGTCGAACCTCACATGACACCTCTCCGCTCGGCGCTCAGCGCGCTCCTCATCCTCAGCCTAGCCGTGACGGCCCCCGGGTGCCTCGCGGGCCTGAGTTCCCAGCAGCGCGAGCAGTGTCGCCAGCTGCGCGGCCGGGCTGCAGGGCGCGCCGTCGGTGGTGTACTGGCTTCCGTGGTGGTCCTCGGCGTGCTCGTCATCGCGGCGGCGGCCACGGGCGGCTCGCCCAATTTCGGCAACATCGGGCGGCCCGCCCGCAGGCGCGCCAACCGCGAGGCGCGCCTGACCGCGTGCCGTCAGCCCGATCCCAACAGCCCGAGCGACCCGGGCTTCGTGGTGGACCTGCAGCCCGCGGTGCCGGTGCTGGGTGCGGACTCGCCGGCCGACGTGCCCCTCTTGCCGGAGCCCAGCGGTCCTCCCTCGGTGGCCGAGCTCGACGAGGCCATCGTGCAGCAATACAGCGACCTCCTGGCGTGCGGCCTGCA
Above is a genomic segment from Sandaracinaceae bacterium containing:
- a CDS encoding AgmX/PglI C-terminal domain-containing protein, which codes for MRFDTPLTPRLLPGALVLVLALGGCAPVSLRIARTDTIHLTTDSAGPDAYRMLRAMETDRRALVETFFPCAERQQEGPIDVVALVEPRSFQRFVPDDFSGVGGVHMAHAQRVVPRPPTLALRWQYSPAATRSVFRHELTHRLIARCMPQAPAWLHEGLAELLSTAEVADQELRLGVPPYFFDDLGGRVGRVGDVLTRYVPRGRLLSLDALRALLPDGIWVADDPDQTAAHYASAWALVSVLVTGPQELRRGFVDYRQALSVGVEEPVAWERHLAELPVAAHYTRFIEADVRRYTTYPLPGAGASLSATERALTAREADLFWASHVPWDTQAGRRDALAALDALERREPGSWAHPEVAVLRGGIHAEGGDAQAAADALGEVHDPDAVAFARLALRMMDEYTSPPLPGQSIERLRARPATELRVDELTTLTQRASTAFEHEVLARAWLSLLQFQRALGEAHLAIAEDATCAQCWVTLGLAELQSGNVQRGVQSLDRGVALMGLSHSGRGSWVRRAGLYAYGAAGRRMCETVPPASMPASSPGDTPEADSPAEPSSPSSLTPDALRDVIRGHLDAVRACYEDERALLPLVEGTVRVRFIIGPDGSVIGAQLADSELAGTLGCCVLREVYTWQFPETGGGLVSVTYPFTLAYR